The window ATGTATTGAAGGTAGCATTTTTAGTTTTGCTAAAGTTTTTGCTTTTTCCATTGATTTTCTTGCAGTATTACCTGACAGAAGGTGGGTGCAAGTATGGAAATGCCTGTAAATATTATCATAGCAGGAGAAAGGGTGCGATCTCACCTGTTCTGAATATTAACTTTCTTGGCCTTCCAATTCGACCGGTATTGCTCCTTTCCGTCATTCAGAACCTTTTTGAATTTGAGAATTATGTTTTTAAGGGATTTGTCTTCATTTCAGGGAGAAAAGGATTGCCCCTACTATATGCGCACTGGCTCCTGCAAGTATGGATCCAATTGCAGGTTTCATCATCCTGATCCATCTACAGTGGCTGGAGGTGATCCTTCTTCTGGATACAACGGCGGATCTGCTCCAGTAAAAAGTGCCCCCTACCCGACAGGGTCTTCCTGGTCTTCGCCAAGAGCATTGAATGGGACAGCTTCTTTTGTACCAGTGGTATATCCAGCAAGTCAAGGCATTCCTCTAAGTCCACAATGGAATGGATATCTGGTAATTTTGTTATTTAATTTAACTGCCTTGTTTATGAAACAATTGTTGTTTATGGTTTGTCCTGCAAGTTGGGTCATCGTGTCTTTAGTACTTCAGTTAATCCGTATTTTCTTAGATTCAGAATTTATTGATCCTGTTACTTCTATTCCCGGCAAATTTAACATGTAAGAGAAGGGATTATACTAGTATATTTCTAGCTTATTGAAGTGACAGAACAGCGGTTAGTCAAGCCTTGTGCCATGTCATTCTGTCTTGGTTCAAGAAACTAGATGATTTTTGGACATATGTTAAATACACTACAAAGAAAAGATTTTCTATGATGTCATATGCTGTGACTTTGGGTGAAGTTTATAATCCTTTATCTGTCTTAGTTTTTTAAATCATAATACTTTTTTAGTAGAATGTTTGCATATTGTTTAATAAGTTTCCTCTGACTTGTTTGTTTTTGGTGATTCAGGCCCCAGTCTATCCAACCTCAGGGAAGAGTCTACCTACACCTCCAGCATTTACAATGAAGGATCCAGCAATTAAGACAAACTTCTATACCCGAGCTCAACAGCCATGGCTTGTTGAAGAATACCCTGAACGGCCAAGTCAACCTGATTGCAGTTACTTTATTAAAACAGGAGACTGCAAATTTCACCATCCAAAGAATCAAACATCTAAGACAAACATGAGTGTTCTCAATGACAAGGGCCTGCCACTAAGACCAGTAAGTTTTTCTTCTGTCTAGATTTAAACGCATGTTGGTATTTCTTATGTCAATAAGATATTTAGCTGGGGTCTTAGAACACTTTTAATTTGCTAAAttgccttaaaaaaaaaaatatctgaaTTCCCTCTGACTCTGCACAAGCAATTTCTTCAAGGAACACTTAATTCCTTACACCGATGTTTGTTCAAGGTTGTTTGTTGACATAACAGTACTTGGCCAAGATAAAAGGgctcttcttttttattttatatattctaACAGGTAATCTCAATTATGAACCAAATAGTAGTGAACTTGTGATTTGCATCCACAATTTATTTCTGTGTTTTATAAATGTAGGATCAAGCTGTCTGTTCATTCTACAGCCGTTATGGGATTTGCAAGTTTGGACCTGCTTGTAAGTTTGACCATCCAGAACATTATGACAACTCAGCTTCCTCTATTGGGTCTGTCTTTGATCAGCGCAACTCTGCTACCTCATATGGCTCTAGGTGGCGAGGAAAGGAAACAGAAGTGGCTCTCTAATGCAGTAGTCTTTGGAAGAAGTTTTTGCTAATAGAAAACACAGGGCGTTTCCATTTTCTCTGACTTGAAACTCTATAGAGATAATCTTGCTAATGTTTTATATTATCCAAATAGGATTTTGTATATTATCCATATGCATGTTTTTAGATTAGATGAGGGTATATGGATGTTGATGCAGCAGTACATCACTAGGAACATTAACTTAATCAGGATATGCAACCCCTTTTCTTCCCTTGAATATCGTTCGAAGTTTTCATTTGCCTTTTCCGCTATAGGAGTCTTTTTAGAGATTTATACGCATgtagaaaatttgaaaaacttctcGTCTTAGATAACCTAATTTTTTGAATATTGGAGTGAGACTAGTTCAGTTACATGAAGTGACATAGATAATAAGGATTAATATAGTTGATCCCCGCTAGTTTGGGATTGAGACGTATCTGCCAGTGTTTGTAGCTCCATATGATATTAAACTTGTTGGTATTTCAGTACAACGTAACCTAGAACTGTGACTTTGGTCTTTAGTTAAttcttttgaatatatatatatatatatatatatatatatatatatatatatatatatatatatgtttacccgaaaaattggatagagttaaatttgtatatggttcataggatacgtgatataacttgatacaaattacagagtgaaataaaaatatatatattctttgaCAGATGGAATGAAATATAAAGCAGAGAAAAAGGAAATGTTGATCAACAAGGCAAAGTAAATGAGCCCAAAAGTATTAATCTCTCTGAAGTTGTCTTTTTTTACAATCTATGCTTATGCTTTCAAGGATTTCTCCCTTTATAGTATAGGGTTCCTACTTTatctataaaaaatatatagtggagaacccatgataaattgtCTTTTGctcgattcctgccaagattctctcccccgGTGCGGTTGCAACGTcccttgtctgtgagctcgataccggctcgagctcggtattggatcGAACCCTCGGCCTTGGTTCGAGCTCGACTCTGACTTGGAGTCTCGATATTCGGGGTGAGTGTTGGTCGGTCTATGCATCTTCGATAATCTCCGCTTTGCCTCGTAGTTCAATTTGGatatgagctcgataatgatGCCGAGCTTGTCGTTGATCGGTCTTAGAGCTCGAAGCTCGACGTCCTTACTTCGGACCTCGACCCGTCGTCACGCAGATGCCCTTTGATCGAAGTATTATCACCTCGACCAGTCCGTACGACTGACttaatcggttttgaccgtacacagatagtcccctcgtttctcggaaaaggATGTGGCgcgaaacgatatgatttcctaACAGCTCGATCAGATATATGCTGACGTCTGCATCGATCCCGACTATGACGTACGTGATAGCTGTCTCATCGGTTCAATTTTACCaaggcatttaatgtgtgtcagacggtgatcggccaccgctgatactgaatcgtcattgcttcaatctataaataacccttccttCCGCCATTCATCACTTTTgcatcttcaatcttccaaattttctaagttcccTTTCGTCTTTTCTGAGTTTTCTGTTTGCAAATCTGTGAGTTTTACTGCAAATTCTTTCTTAAAACACCAAATACTCCCGTTCTTTGTTCACGAAATTTTAAATGGCTAAAACGTCTAAAACTTTTCCGCAAAAAGAGACACATTCCTTCATCTCGACTTGCTGGTGGCGAGGATGTGGAAGAATCCCGCCCTGAGGAATTCGTTCCGGTAGGGTGCTCGACTGTAGgttattttaaaattgaaaagtcTTCTCCGATACCGGGCCGGTGTAAGCCGATGTCGAGGTACCAATGTTCAATTACTGAGAAAGTTCTCGATAAAGTCATACAAGAATGCAACTGGGATAAACAACTTGTAGTAATCCCATCGCATGATGAATCAATTACTACCCACgtcgaagggttcttaagtgtttacacttatcctttcacgttgggcccTCTAGACCCTGTCATCGTTgccttctgtaagaggtacgatgtgaccctcggccagatccatccttccttttggaggatagtgattcttcttcgatttttctcGAGAAAAGTCGATGGGCAtatcttcaccctcgatcatcttatgcggctctacagtccccgactttatcgaggaggGTTGATCAAGCTTGCTCGTCGAGCAACCGAAGcgccattctcgagcatagacgagactcgggatcggggttggatgggccgttttgtttgaatcaaaacctcggacctgatccctgCCGATGACTTACCATTtgccgagaaatggaatatgagccGTGAGTAAACGTTTCTTTTTGCCcattttgattttgtgattacctttcattttgttgatccatttttcttttcttatcacaACCGTAGCTCGGATGCCGGAACCGATCCCGGATCTTAAACAATAGGTCGAAGGTCTGGTGTTACAGAGATCGTACTCTGAGCGTGCTTGGGTCgaattatcaaagggtcgatgggaggcccgcaATCATGGTAAATCTTTTTATCGATTTGTCCCTTTATCGGTTTGTATGGTAAATCTCCCCTTTCCCCCTTTGTAGGACTCGGTAAAGATGTAGTCATGAGGCCTCCATCTGGTGATGAAGAAGTTCCTGCCCTGAAGCAGgtaaaagaaaggaagagaaaagacgtATCGGGCTCCCCGAGCTCGAAAAAGAAGAAACCGGCTAAGAGATCTCGAAAGCCGAAGGGGGGCTCTGGTGTTATGTCTTCGGAAGTGGCCCGCCATTTAAGGGACAAGCCTGAACAAGGAGAGGAGAATTTAGCATACGTACGGGATAATGTTGTGATTCAACGGTCTTCCAATTTGGTGGAAGCAAATCCGGGAACCCTGGCCATAATCCTAGAACAAGAAGAAGCCGAGATTATCCCTTCTCGAGCTAAGATGATTGAAAGGGATACCGAGGGTGGGTCTTCTCGGGCAGTAGAAGATATTTCAAGGGATGAGTTCGGGATAATTGACATTAGCGGATCCCCTCAGATTTCGGATGCCATGATTCGAGAGGCCAGCATGTTAGAGGATCGGTCCTATGAGGGTATTCAGGAGTCGGACGATATCCACGGTTTTTTGGAGGGGCTTGAGCCAGGTGCCTCGGAGGAGGTTAACGGTTTTTGTGGAATGCCGGTACCCAAAAAGGCATCGTGGTCGGGTTCTACCGAGCCTTCATTGATTCACAAACTGGTGGACCGATTCCCAGCCCCGAGTATCGATCCCAACCGAAGGCGGAAGATAGTGCTCTCCGTACCTGAGGATACCCGAATTTTTTCTCCCCCTGTGGGGattgccagttaccttcggtcctTGGTAACCGAAGAagatcaatcagtgatgaatggGGTAGGGCCCGCCTGTCTCTTCAACAAGgccaacatgctttgaatcgggtaactctGATGGCATTTTTGCCACTTCTTTTAGAATTGTAGGTAATTCTAATGTTTCTCCTTCTGTTTAtaggcttcggtgttgcatcacgaggcctTTCTTCGAATCCGGGAGGAGCATGATGCCGAGGTTTGGAGCCTCATTGAGAAGAGTGACTCGTACAAGCTCCTTAGTGAAAACCTTCGAGCAGATTTGACAGCGGCTCGGGAGGAGCATGAAGAGATAGCTGAGCAGGTATTCCAAATATTccatgatagtgaagatgaaaaaGAGATAACCACTAACGATCCGATTCTGTAGGTTCGGCAGAGGATCGAGCAGATTGGACGACTTAAATCACAGGTAGATGCACTACTGGCTGAGgcagaagaatttaaaaagtGTATGGATATCCTTGCCTCAAAAAAGGGAGCTGTTCAAGCTCAGTTGGAGCTGTCTGATGCCCAACTTTGATATGCGAAAGAAAATGCTTCGGGGCTGATCGAAAAGATGAAAGAGCTTTAGCATCGGTTGGATTTGGCCACTTCAAATAAAGCAGATTTGGCTAAAGAACTTGAAGTGGCCAGATCTGAGGTGATCGGGGCCAATAAAAGAGCCGATGCAAAAGTGGCTCAGTTCGGGATCGATGTTGAGGTTAACTAAGCCAAAGCTAAGAGCATGGTCAAACATGCAAAATGGCAAGCTCGGAGAGAAGCTCTCGAGGAGGTCAGAGCTCAGGGCTTTGATATTGGGGCCGAGATTGAAGTCGTCGGGGAGAAGGAGAACAAAGCTCATAGGTTGGCCTTTCCTGAGGAGGACTCCGATGACTCGGGGGAGTCTGAAGATGAGGAAGATGCCGAGAACACGGCCTCTGATGAAGATTGAATCATTTAGGGCCTTAGGTCGTTTGCTGCATTCTTTTGATACCGCTTTCGGTTTTTGTATACAGAACTTCCTTTTGGCTGAGTTGCCGCCTTTGTAcaaaaatttgtaaatataaatctttcttccttttgaagCAAAATAGCCTTTTAAGCtaaatagatagtttgaatttTAATCTATGTTGCCTTCGGGCCTTGTGGGTAGTCCCCTTTGCTTTATCGGGCTCAAACAACCTTCAGCCTTTAAATAGTCAAGTGTTcgtttgaactcgaagtaatgagTAATGttactcgaagtaatgtagcccgtaggcgtaatggtcgagtgagtgcttgcttgaactcgaaataaaagtagcccataggcttagtagttgagtgaatgattcgaactcgaagtaatgtagcccgtaggcataatggtcgagtgagagcttgctcgaactcgaaataaaagtagcccgtaggcttagtagtcgagtgaatgattcgaactcgaagtaatgtagcccgtaggcgtaatggtcgagagAGTGcatgctcgaactcgaaataaaagttgcccgtaggcttagtagtcgagtgaatgattcga is drawn from Nicotiana tabacum cultivar K326 chromosome 22, ASM71507v2, whole genome shotgun sequence and contains these coding sequences:
- the LOC107803521 gene encoding zinc finger CCCH domain-containing protein 67 isoform X3 produces the protein MEAIESQQHIQNLNDSTLEKQGLGLDPQPSFSPDPNVQNPPQNLPDAVESDDDDEIALQFICEELQGLVLNQAYIEERSQGENHEENGREKSENECGDNYYGGGDYTWSENGNENENDVENENSDVAGSKQWGFNGNRRGLNHPLRPDAADCAYYMKTGTCKYGLNCKFNHPSQRRNQWAMEKGKQKDDSEERAGQIECKYYLTEGGCKYGNACKYYHSRRKGAISPVLNINFLGLPIRPGEKDCPYYMRTGSCKYGSNCRFHHPDPSTVAGGDPSSGYNGGSAPVKSAPYPTGSSWSSPRALNGTASFVPVVYPASQGIPLSPQWNGYLAPVYPTSGKSLPTPPAFTMKDPAIKTNFYTRAQQPWLVEEYPERPSQPDCSYFIKTGDCKFHHPKNQTSKTNMSVLNDKGLPLRPDQAVCSFYSRYGICKFGPACKFDHPEHYDNSASSIGSVFDQRNSATSYGSRWRGKETEVAL
- the LOC107803521 gene encoding zinc finger CCCH domain-containing protein 67 isoform X2, translating into MEAIESQQHIQNLNDSTLEKQGLGLDPQPSFSPDPNVQNPPQNLPDAVESDDDDEIALQFICEELQGLVLNQAYIEERSQGENHEENGREKSENECGDNYYGGGDYTWSENGNENENDVENENSDVAGSKQWGFNGNRRGLNHPLRPDAADCAYYMKTGTCKYGLNCKFNHPSQRRNQQWAMEKGKQKDDSEERAGQIECKYYLTEGGCKYGNACKYYHSRRKGAISPVLNINFLGLPIRPGEKDCPYYMRTGSCKYGSNCRFHHPDPSTVAGGDPSSGYNGGSAPVKSAPYPTGSSWSSPRALNGTASFVPVVYPASQGIPLSPQWNGYLAPVYPTSGKSLPTPPAFTMKDPAIKTNFYTRAQQPWLVEEYPERPSQPDCSYFIKTGDCKFHHPKNQTSKTNMSVLNDKGLPLRPDQAVCSFYSRYGICKFGPACKFDHPEHYDNSASSIGSVFDQRNSATSYGSRWRGKETEVAL
- the LOC107803521 gene encoding zinc finger CCCH domain-containing protein 67 isoform X1, which encodes MEAIESQQHIQNLNDSTLEKQGLGLDPQPSFSPDPNVQNPPQNLPDAVESDDDDEIALQFICEELQGLVLNQAYIEERSQGENHEENGREKSENECGDNYYGGGDYTWSENGNENENDVENENSDVAGSKQWGFNGNRRGLNHPLRPDAADCAYYMKTGTCKYGLNCKFNHPSQRRNQQQWAMEKGKQKDDSEERAGQIECKYYLTEGGCKYGNACKYYHSRRKGAISPVLNINFLGLPIRPGEKDCPYYMRTGSCKYGSNCRFHHPDPSTVAGGDPSSGYNGGSAPVKSAPYPTGSSWSSPRALNGTASFVPVVYPASQGIPLSPQWNGYLAPVYPTSGKSLPTPPAFTMKDPAIKTNFYTRAQQPWLVEEYPERPSQPDCSYFIKTGDCKFHHPKNQTSKTNMSVLNDKGLPLRPDQAVCSFYSRYGICKFGPACKFDHPEHYDNSASSIGSVFDQRNSATSYGSRWRGKETEVAL